A genomic segment from Stenotrophomonas maltophilia encodes:
- a CDS encoding GNAT family N-acetyltransferase, which translates to MIRVQQVSHADAHVAIHDVRQRVFVQEQGIAAELERDALDPVSAHVLALDSDNQPVGTGRLAPDGRIGRMAVLASHRSNGVGEALLAALVEAGRQLGLAELHLHAQLPARDFYARQGFLPEGEVFEEASIGHQEMRRRLGAASAIDSRAEAVAITTAIIHRARRQLWLHSRQLDPGLLDAPPVQAALRRFVTARHDKQLRVIVHDAAAIAAAGAPLLALAQRLPSVIQFREVTDPVDRALASACLLNDAGDFYFRLIGHRLDGEAGIALPARSQPFEQQLQRVWDRSRDCSELRALGI; encoded by the coding sequence ATGATCCGGGTCCAGCAGGTCAGCCACGCCGACGCCCACGTTGCCATCCACGACGTGCGCCAACGCGTGTTCGTGCAGGAACAGGGCATCGCCGCCGAACTGGAACGCGATGCGCTGGACCCGGTCAGTGCCCATGTGCTGGCGCTGGACAGTGACAACCAGCCGGTCGGCACCGGCCGGCTGGCCCCGGACGGTCGCATCGGCCGCATGGCCGTGCTGGCCAGCCATCGCAGCAACGGAGTCGGCGAGGCCCTGCTGGCGGCACTGGTCGAAGCCGGGCGCCAGCTCGGCCTGGCCGAACTGCACCTGCACGCCCAGCTGCCCGCCCGCGATTTCTATGCACGCCAGGGCTTCCTGCCCGAGGGCGAGGTGTTCGAGGAAGCCAGCATCGGCCACCAGGAGATGCGCCGCCGGCTGGGCGCGGCCAGCGCCATCGACAGCCGCGCCGAGGCGGTGGCGATCACCACGGCCATCATCCACCGCGCCCGTCGCCAGCTGTGGCTGCACAGCCGCCAGCTGGACCCCGGACTGCTTGACGCGCCCCCGGTACAGGCCGCCCTGCGCCGCTTCGTCACCGCCCGCCACGACAAGCAGCTGCGGGTGATCGTGCACGATGCCGCTGCGATCGCCGCTGCCGGCGCGCCGCTGCTGGCCCTGGCCCAGCGCCTGCCAAGCGTGATCCAGTTCCGCGAGGTGACCGATCCGGTCGACCGCGCGCTGGCCTCGGCCTGCCTGCTCAACGATGCGGGCGACTTCTACTTTCGTCTGATCGGCCACCGCCTCGACGGCGAGGCCGGCATCGCGCTGCCGGCACGTTCGCAGCCGTTCGAGCAGCAATTGCAGCGCGTCTGGGACCGTTCGCGCGATTGCAGCGAACTGCGTGCGCTCGGCATCTGA